In Bacteriovorax sp. Seq25_V, the following are encoded in one genomic region:
- a CDS encoding 3-hydroxyacyl-CoA dehydrogenase NAD-binding domain-containing protein: MEINKVLIIGAGTMGRGIAQWFAQQGVIVELTDAVSEMAIKSQKMIADSLNTLKAKGKFTEAQVTATLNNLKVVDLENYSTDSDLVIEAIIEDLKIKTDLFLKLDKTMSKHTVLASNTSSIPITTLARNLSKGRQEKTLGLHFFNPATIMKLVEIIETPWSSKELANNLKTWFAAQGKKPAICKDYPGFIVNRVARNFYGEAFQVLESYDQDKIKEIDEVMTEVGGFKMGPFTLMDLIGIDINYDVTCSVWNSYYNDPRFRPHRVQREMVDSGRIGKKVGKGFYSYDK, translated from the coding sequence ATGGAAATAAATAAAGTTCTCATTATTGGTGCTGGCACCATGGGAAGAGGTATAGCTCAATGGTTTGCGCAACAAGGAGTTATTGTTGAACTAACCGACGCTGTATCAGAGATGGCAATAAAATCTCAAAAAATGATTGCGGACTCTCTAAATACTTTAAAGGCCAAAGGTAAATTTACAGAAGCACAAGTTACTGCAACACTAAACAATCTCAAAGTTGTTGACCTTGAAAATTACTCAACTGATTCAGATCTCGTAATTGAGGCTATTATTGAGGATTTAAAAATCAAGACCGATCTCTTCTTAAAACTCGATAAAACCATGAGTAAGCATACAGTACTTGCTTCTAATACCTCAAGTATACCAATTACAACATTAGCAAGAAACCTTTCAAAAGGAAGACAAGAAAAAACTCTTGGTCTTCACTTCTTCAATCCAGCGACTATTATGAAGTTGGTAGAAATCATCGAAACTCCTTGGTCTTCAAAAGAGCTCGCTAACAATCTAAAAACATGGTTTGCAGCTCAAGGAAAGAAACCAGCAATTTGCAAAGACTACCCTGGATTCATTGTTAATCGCGTCGCTCGTAACTTCTATGGAGAAGCTTTTCAAGTACTAGAAAGTTATGACCAAGATAAAATTAAGGAAATTGATGAAGTGATGACAGAGGTTGGTGGCTTTAAAATGGGTCCTTTTACTCTAATGGATCTCATTGGAATTGATATCAACTATGACGTTACTTGTAGCGTTTGGAATAGCTACTACAATGACCCAAGATTTAGGCCGCATCGAGTTCAAAGAGAAATGGTCGACAGTGGTCGCATTGGAAAAAAGGTCGGGAAAGGATTTTATAGCTATGACAAGTAA
- a CDS encoding Phenylacetic acid catabolic protein: MSARQYTEEEIKLFDEIRNGRKFDAGEELPPLYKKALKNLLWMQHDSEYSGALGYAPWIEKAPTMQEKVIVAQIVKDEMRHASVIYKLLEGLGEDVMSHIEKTELGWKSPEDKAQIGFQRLKDDYRVNIFYYGINFWEDFILFNFLMDRAAGHQLEDTLDSSYLPWKKGIEGIYKEEIMHLAHGDKWIKILAASEKKDFLQERLNIWWPRVMNVFGSTSGRSNDLYVNLGLKKRNNQMVRDTFVKEVQDMCEQAGLVLPEYKEEEQPTRQ; this comes from the coding sequence ATGAGTGCAAGACAATATACAGAAGAAGAAATCAAATTATTTGATGAAATTAGAAATGGTAGAAAATTTGATGCTGGTGAAGAATTACCTCCGCTATACAAGAAGGCGTTAAAAAATCTTCTTTGGATGCAACATGACTCAGAATACTCTGGGGCCCTAGGTTATGCTCCATGGATTGAGAAAGCTCCAACAATGCAAGAAAAAGTAATTGTTGCACAAATTGTAAAAGATGAAATGAGACATGCTTCAGTTATCTACAAGCTCCTAGAAGGTCTTGGAGAGGACGTAATGTCACATATTGAAAAAACAGAGCTTGGCTGGAAGAGTCCAGAAGATAAAGCTCAAATTGGTTTTCAAAGATTAAAAGATGATTACAGAGTTAATATCTTCTATTACGGAATTAACTTCTGGGAAGACTTTATTCTATTTAACTTCCTAATGGACAGAGCAGCTGGTCATCAACTAGAAGACACACTAGATTCAAGTTACCTTCCTTGGAAAAAAGGAATCGAAGGGATTTATAAAGAAGAAATCATGCACCTTGCTCACGGAGACAAGTGGATCAAGATACTTGCAGCGAGTGAGAAAAAAGATTTCTTACAGGAAAGATTGAATATTTGGTGGCCACGAGTGATGAACGTTTTTGGTTCAACTTCAGGTCGTTCAAATGATCTCTATGTAAACCTTGGGCTTAAGAAGAGAAATAATCAAATGGTAAGAGATACTTTCGTAAAAGAAGTTCAAGACATGTGTGAACAAGCAGGCCTTGTACTTCCTGAATACAAAGAGGAAGAACAACCAACAAGACAATAG
- a CDS encoding enoyl-CoA hydratase/isomerase family protein produces MSEFKNILVTKENFTGTITINRPEVYGALTKEAKFELIRAIRQLNKDSEVGCIILTSEGKAFCSGQDLNDRTVQASDRAVDLGETLETEWNPLVNAIRESKKIVIGAINGVCAGAGVSVALACDLIVSHPDAKFVSGFSKLGLCPDAGATKTFTQALGPKKALEFFLFNEALTAQKMTEAGLINAQDEQFLEVAKKWARDINLLAPMSVEIIKENISRAQDLDYNEVMSREVSSQRFLGNSEDYKEGLNAFFEKRSPKFLGK; encoded by the coding sequence ATGAGTGAATTTAAAAATATTTTAGTAACAAAAGAAAACTTCACAGGAACGATCACAATTAATCGTCCAGAGGTTTATGGCGCTCTCACAAAAGAAGCGAAGTTCGAATTAATTAGAGCAATTAGACAGTTAAATAAAGATAGCGAAGTTGGTTGTATTATTCTCACAAGTGAAGGAAAAGCATTTTGTTCAGGACAAGATCTCAACGATCGCACAGTACAAGCAAGTGATCGTGCTGTCGACCTAGGCGAAACGCTTGAGACAGAGTGGAATCCACTTGTAAATGCAATTAGAGAATCTAAGAAGATTGTGATTGGTGCAATCAATGGTGTTTGTGCTGGAGCAGGTGTATCAGTTGCTCTCGCATGTGACCTCATTGTTTCTCATCCGGATGCAAAATTTGTTTCAGGCTTTTCAAAACTTGGCCTTTGTCCAGATGCTGGAGCGACAAAGACTTTCACTCAAGCTCTTGGACCAAAAAAAGCACTTGAATTTTTCTTATTCAATGAAGCCTTAACTGCACAAAAAATGACTGAAGCAGGTCTTATAAACGCACAAGATGAACAGTTTCTTGAAGTAGCGAAAAAATGGGCAAGAGATATTAATCTCTTAGCTCCGATGAGTGTTGAAATTATAAAAGAAAATATCTCACGCGCTCAAGACTTAGACTATAATGAAGTTATGAGCAGAGAAGTAAGCTCACAGCGCTTCCTGGGCAATTCAGAAGATTACAAAGAGGGCCTTAATGCATTCTTTGAAAAGAGATCACCAAAATTTTTAGGAAAATAA
- a CDS encoding enoyl-CoA hydratase-related protein, which translates to MENIIVEHPYNGDKHVALIRLNRPKVLNALSTELMQELVEALFDLEDNDVVRSIILTGNEQAFAAGADIAQMVEATPIDQITDNRFRSWQQLAMITKPIIAAVNGYALGGGCELAMSCDIMIASDSAKFGQPEIKIGTTPGAGGTQRLTRAIGKSKAMMMVLTGEMIDAKTAYDWGLVAKVTPVKTLLQEAYELAKTIANRAPVAVRLCKESVNKAYEMSQSDAIDFERRNFYLTFASRDQKEGMRAFLEKREPEYKGD; encoded by the coding sequence TTGGAAAATATTATTGTTGAACATCCATATAACGGTGATAAACATGTTGCCCTTATAAGGCTCAATAGACCGAAAGTCTTAAATGCACTTTCTACAGAACTCATGCAAGAACTTGTTGAAGCTCTCTTCGATCTTGAAGATAACGATGTTGTTCGCTCAATAATCTTAACGGGTAACGAACAAGCATTTGCGGCCGGAGCCGATATCGCACAAATGGTTGAAGCCACACCTATTGATCAAATTACAGATAATCGTTTCAGATCATGGCAACAATTGGCAATGATAACAAAACCGATTATTGCAGCAGTTAATGGTTATGCTCTAGGTGGCGGCTGTGAACTAGCAATGTCTTGTGACATTATGATTGCATCAGACTCTGCAAAATTTGGACAACCAGAAATTAAGATTGGGACAACGCCAGGAGCTGGTGGAACACAACGCTTAACGAGGGCTATCGGTAAGAGCAAGGCAATGATGATGGTTCTAACAGGTGAAATGATCGATGCAAAAACAGCATACGATTGGGGGCTAGTTGCCAAAGTAACTCCAGTTAAAACACTTCTACAAGAAGCTTATGAACTGGCCAAGACAATTGCCAATAGAGCTCCTGTAGCAGTTAGACTATGTAAAGAGTCAGTTAATAAGGCCTATGAAATGAGTCAGTCTGATGCTATTGATTTTGAAAGAAGAAACTTCTATCTAACTTTTGCTTCTCGTGATCAAAAAGAAGGAATGAGAGCTTTTCTCGAAAAAAGAGAACCAGAATACAAAGGTGATTAA
- a CDS encoding EthD family reductase produces MYKLIAIYKIPNDIDAFEKHYNEVHGPLAAKVPGLVELRVNKIQGTPAGASNLHIIAEMVFKNKDDFKVAMKSEENAAAGKDLMSFAKDIVSIHFAEEVVTKPL; encoded by the coding sequence ATGTATAAATTGATCGCAATTTACAAAATTCCAAATGATATTGATGCATTTGAAAAACACTATAACGAAGTTCACGGGCCACTAGCTGCTAAAGTTCCAGGTCTTGTAGAGCTTCGTGTAAATAAAATCCAAGGTACTCCGGCCGGAGCAAGCAACCTACATATCATTGCAGAAATGGTTTTCAAAAATAAAGATGACTTTAAAGTTGCAATGAAGTCAGAGGAAAATGCAGCAGCTGGAAAAGACCTTATGAGCTTTGCAAAAGATATTGTCTCAATTCACTTTGCAGAAGAAGTAGTAACAAAACCACTTTAA
- a CDS encoding methyl-accepting chemotaxis protein, with protein MKIFRKINVQIFSLVLVLIFFQLVISALSYFSIKTVNNGLVSVFEKRLPSIDNLVQADRDFQQALVAERTLLMDGLSDKEYASLVKDYDKNRKQVIERFSTFAKLAATEEEKKLIESFTKKYESWAQFSDKNLPILKVDYKGSRKDYVEKSLHGASKLFEDSRGDLDALQEFILNYADKEFEGAQETYNSSVKELILALIIGLLSSGLLSFFIVRNITKKISFAVKTINGNKDDLNNISENLSNKSVELSSIAQEQSASVEETSSSLHEISQMVKKNTDIAVNSADMVGTGKNQLSEGIGLIFKLAERIKDVNQASQDLGKSVDENHTRLSEILGVFNEIQSKTSVINDIVFQTKLLSFNASVEAARAGEHGKGFAVVAEEIGGLAQQSGKSANEISTELDNSFGSISGIIQRSKDEVFAGVNNNKSLIEECLNLSQECESVLQKISTMFESISSSSIEIADASKEQSVGVEEINSAVQEINDSNQVTAQRSNEVENLSRNIHNVSELLSESIEELNKMI; from the coding sequence ATGAAAATATTTCGAAAGATCAATGTTCAGATTTTTTCGTTAGTTTTAGTCCTTATTTTTTTTCAACTTGTCATTAGTGCCCTGAGTTACTTCTCAATAAAAACTGTTAACAATGGACTTGTTTCTGTTTTTGAAAAACGTTTACCATCAATAGATAATCTTGTTCAGGCCGATAGAGACTTTCAGCAAGCACTTGTCGCTGAGAGAACTCTTTTGATGGACGGATTAAGTGATAAGGAATATGCATCTCTAGTTAAAGATTATGATAAAAATAGAAAGCAAGTTATTGAACGATTTTCAACTTTTGCTAAGCTCGCTGCAACCGAGGAAGAAAAGAAGCTTATTGAAAGCTTTACAAAGAAGTATGAGAGTTGGGCGCAGTTCTCAGATAAGAACCTACCAATTTTAAAGGTAGATTATAAGGGATCTAGAAAAGATTATGTTGAAAAATCTTTACACGGAGCCTCAAAACTCTTTGAAGACTCAAGAGGTGATCTTGATGCTCTTCAAGAATTTATTTTAAATTATGCAGATAAAGAGTTTGAAGGTGCACAAGAGACATACAATTCATCCGTTAAGGAGTTAATTTTAGCGTTAATAATTGGTTTACTATCTTCTGGATTATTAAGTTTCTTCATTGTAAGAAATATCACGAAGAAGATTTCTTTTGCTGTTAAGACAATTAATGGAAATAAAGATGATCTTAATAATATTTCCGAGAACCTTTCAAATAAGTCAGTTGAATTATCATCTATTGCTCAAGAGCAATCTGCCAGTGTAGAGGAAACATCTTCATCCCTTCACGAAATCTCTCAGATGGTAAAAAAGAACACTGATATTGCTGTAAATTCTGCTGATATGGTTGGAACCGGTAAGAATCAACTATCAGAGGGGATTGGTCTCATTTTTAAACTTGCTGAAAGAATTAAGGATGTTAACCAGGCGTCTCAAGATCTTGGAAAAAGTGTTGATGAAAACCACACACGTCTTTCTGAAATTCTTGGTGTATTTAATGAAATTCAAAGTAAGACTAGCGTTATTAACGATATCGTTTTTCAGACAAAATTGCTGTCCTTCAACGCTTCTGTTGAGGCAGCCCGTGCTGGAGAGCATGGAAAGGGCTTTGCTGTTGTTGCTGAGGAGATAGGTGGTCTTGCTCAGCAAAGTGGTAAGTCAGCAAATGAAATCTCCACAGAACTTGATAATAGTTTTGGTAGTATTTCGGGGATTATTCAGCGCTCAAAAGATGAGGTTTTTGCTGGAGTTAATAATAATAAATCATTAATTGAAGAATGTTTAAATCTGTCGCAAGAGTGTGAAAGTGTACTGCAAAAAATTAGTACAATGTTTGAGTCCATATCTTCATCGTCTATTGAAATTGCAGACGCATCGAAGGAACAAAGTGTAGGTGTCGAGGAAATAAACTCAGCGGTACAGGAAATCAATGATTCAAACCAGGTGACTGCTCAGCGTTCAAATGAGGTTGAAAATCTGTCTAGGAATATTCATAATGTTTCAGAGTTATTAAGCGAATCGATAGAGGAACTGAATAAGATGATATGA
- a CDS encoding PDC sensor domain-containing protein — MRVKKLVFIFLITYPCIAQTLVVGRIDNNLGFLKVSEIQSILECAVRKKRLTVKMITLPKQRVKSSFKDEVLDAYYPISVEENKNDLGLFPLYIDELLLMSRFGEDLGDKLNVGALKEDLDYLQKFDRRIDRLYSVSSVEALIGGLERRRSDAVVLRRSQLPREINLKKYKIQSLHFESMGLKVSKSFVRKSESSIDQLSHNFLSCLSSMDFKLPDDKKKKIFSEIAKDFLAMGSRINGPFKVYNDVSKREAVWTGEESFERRTLRTEVMSNKYTSLLRSFKEKYKYINEIFAFNAQGALVSSLNVTSDFDQSDESKFALVRDNNQFSPLHIQNIYFDRSEEVFQLGISIPLHDQAGRFIGGLFVACDINELLLHYRLNL; from the coding sequence ATGAGAGTAAAAAAACTTGTATTTATATTTTTAATTACTTACCCATGTATCGCACAGACGTTAGTCGTCGGTCGCATAGATAATAATTTGGGTTTTCTAAAGGTATCTGAAATTCAAAGCATTCTTGAATGTGCAGTTAGGAAAAAACGTTTGACAGTCAAAATGATCACACTACCTAAGCAGAGAGTAAAAAGTAGTTTTAAAGATGAGGTTCTCGATGCTTATTACCCTATTTCAGTGGAAGAGAATAAGAATGACTTGGGTCTATTTCCCTTATATATTGATGAACTTTTGCTGATGTCACGCTTTGGTGAGGATTTAGGTGATAAGCTAAATGTTGGGGCTCTTAAAGAAGACCTCGACTATCTTCAGAAGTTTGATCGACGCATCGACAGGCTATATTCTGTGTCGAGTGTTGAGGCTCTTATTGGTGGTCTCGAAAGACGTCGCAGTGATGCAGTTGTTTTGCGTCGTTCTCAACTTCCAAGAGAAATTAATTTAAAGAAATATAAAATTCAAAGCTTACATTTTGAAAGTATGGGACTTAAAGTTAGTAAATCCTTTGTCCGAAAATCTGAGTCTTCGATTGATCAACTTTCACATAATTTTTTAAGTTGTCTTTCTTCTATGGATTTCAAATTACCAGATGATAAGAAAAAAAAGATTTTTTCAGAGATTGCTAAAGATTTCTTAGCTATGGGCTCTCGAATAAACGGGCCATTTAAAGTTTATAATGACGTCTCTAAAAGGGAGGCCGTGTGGACAGGAGAAGAGAGTTTTGAACGGCGTACTCTTCGTACTGAAGTTATGAGTAATAAGTATACAAGCTTACTTCGAAGTTTTAAAGAAAAGTACAAATACATTAATGAAATCTTTGCATTTAATGCACAGGGAGCACTAGTCTCGTCATTAAATGTTACAAGTGATTTCGATCAATCTGATGAGAGTAAATTTGCTCTTGTTCGCGATAATAATCAATTTTCTCCACTGCACATTCAAAATATCTACTTTGATCGCTCAGAAGAGGTTTTCCAGCTTGGTATTTCGATACCTCTTCATGACCAGGCCGGAAGATTTATTGGCGGTTTGTTTGTCGCTTGTGATATCAATGAACTTCTTTTGCATTATCGATTGAATTTATAA
- a CDS encoding MBL fold metallo-hydrolase: MYRLLFLVLLLTSCSKSMVVNKSFDQKKYKFPKRSENYVSLSRVQTGHNLSAESLVMDQGRNNINHYSIHQAFLIEKNNHRILIDTGMSKDGKAQLREIPQPFRSLLDYTEDGDVNSKYPRDLEAIFITHMHFDHVSAIKDLAENKKTKIFISNEEFESAMAEKPPFGYIPLQYDSKDLKWEKIKFTEKTYGPFPRYFDYLGDGTIIIVELPGHTKGSIGILVNTQETRVFLVGDAVWSIEEVISQKSKSKLASYLVDEDKEQTLKTIKLLHNIWMANADTRIVPAHDLKASIFINSIDNAKEVH, from the coding sequence ATGTATAGATTATTATTTTTAGTACTTTTGTTAACATCATGTTCAAAAAGTATGGTTGTTAATAAAAGTTTCGATCAAAAGAAATACAAATTTCCAAAGAGGTCAGAGAACTACGTAAGCTTATCAAGAGTTCAAACAGGACACAATCTCTCCGCTGAATCACTTGTCATGGATCAAGGAAGAAACAATATCAATCACTACTCTATCCATCAGGCTTTTCTCATTGAGAAAAATAATCATCGAATTTTAATTGATACAGGCATGTCTAAAGATGGCAAAGCTCAACTGAGAGAAATTCCACAACCATTTCGATCGCTTCTTGATTATACTGAGGATGGAGACGTTAACTCAAAGTATCCACGAGATCTTGAAGCAATATTTATAACACATATGCACTTCGATCATGTCAGTGCAATTAAAGATTTGGCAGAGAATAAGAAAACTAAAATTTTCATATCTAATGAAGAATTTGAAAGCGCAATGGCCGAAAAACCACCTTTTGGCTATATTCCTCTACAGTATGATTCAAAGGATCTAAAATGGGAGAAGATTAAATTCACGGAGAAAACTTATGGTCCATTTCCAAGATACTTTGACTACCTAGGAGATGGAACGATTATTATCGTAGAACTACCAGGCCATACAAAAGGCTCAATTGGAATTCTAGTAAACACTCAAGAGACAAGAGTTTTCCTTGTCGGAGATGCTGTTTGGTCTATCGAAGAAGTCATTAGCCAAAAATCGAAATCAAAGCTAGCAAGTTACCTCGTAGATGAAGATAAAGAACAGACCCTTAAAACAATTAAACTCCTACATAATATTTGGATGGCAAACGCAGACACAAGAATCGTTCCGGCCCATGATTTGAAAGCATCAATATTTATAAATTCAATCGATAATGCAAAAGAAGTTCATTGA
- a CDS encoding helix-turn-helix domain-containing protein encodes MTEEEVKISVRNIYTALDVLGGKWKIKILGQLLYREKLTFAGVSREVVGISDKMLSVSLKELQRDNLVIKDGNDYMLTMNGLEARNILVALCNWSDRVYYS; translated from the coding sequence ATGACAGAAGAAGAAGTTAAAATTAGCGTACGAAATATTTATACCGCTCTTGATGTGCTTGGCGGGAAATGGAAAATAAAAATACTTGGTCAACTTTTGTATCGAGAGAAGCTTACTTTTGCTGGGGTTTCTCGTGAAGTGGTTGGAATCTCTGATAAAATGTTATCAGTTTCTCTCAAGGAGCTACAAAGAGATAATCTTGTGATCAAAGATGGCAATGATTACATGTTAACAATGAATGGACTTGAAGCACGAAATATTCTCGTGGCCTTATGTAATTGGTCTGATAGAGTTTATTATAGTTAA
- the hppD gene encoding 4-hydroxyphenylpyruvate dioxygenase gives MKSKISAENPLGILAIDHLEFTCDTLDTKTKNLFYTFGFEKTYENQGLDLELFSQGQVRFLLNASKKETDHSRKYFNAHGEGVSKISFLVEDCEHAINEALKRGAEEVSGLKVIESEHGMYLTAAIKGFGDVVNEFVQRPNTYFRPWLTKLDSDANARPLSARVARIDHLTNNVPKGEMKKWVEFYDRIYGFKVTRYFDIKGVKTGLQSEVVQLPNGEVIIPINEPEVEGGKSQIQEFLDLHKGPGVQHIALTCGNILSTVADLRERGIKFLDIPSTYYEDIPKRDFKVEEDIKDLEDRQLLVDGDPEGYLIQNFTETYVGPLFFEFIQRKKHNGFGEGNFQALFDAIERDQQKRGYLD, from the coding sequence TTGAAATCTAAAATCAGTGCGGAAAACCCACTTGGAATTTTGGCCATCGATCACTTGGAATTTACATGTGATACACTCGACACAAAAACAAAAAATTTATTCTATACATTTGGCTTTGAAAAAACTTATGAAAACCAAGGTCTTGATCTTGAGTTATTTTCACAGGGTCAAGTAAGGTTCCTTCTTAATGCATCAAAGAAGGAAACTGATCACTCAAGAAAATATTTTAATGCTCATGGAGAAGGTGTTTCAAAGATAAGCTTCCTTGTTGAAGACTGTGAACACGCAATTAACGAAGCATTAAAAAGAGGTGCCGAAGAAGTTAGTGGGCTCAAAGTAATCGAAAGCGAGCACGGAATGTATTTAACTGCAGCAATCAAGGGCTTTGGTGATGTTGTAAACGAATTTGTACAAAGACCAAATACTTACTTCCGTCCCTGGTTAACAAAACTTGACTCTGATGCTAACGCACGCCCACTTTCTGCACGTGTTGCAAGAATTGATCACCTCACAAATAATGTTCCAAAAGGTGAAATGAAGAAATGGGTAGAATTCTACGATAGAATTTATGGATTTAAAGTAACACGTTACTTTGATATCAAAGGCGTAAAAACTGGTCTTCAATCAGAAGTAGTTCAACTTCCAAATGGCGAAGTTATCATTCCAATTAATGAGCCAGAAGTTGAAGGTGGAAAATCACAAATTCAAGAGTTTTTAGATCTGCATAAAGGACCAGGGGTTCAACATATTGCCCTAACATGTGGAAATATTCTTTCAACTGTTGCAGACCTTAGAGAGCGTGGAATAAAGTTTCTCGATATCCCATCAACTTATTATGAAGACATCCCAAAAAGAGACTTCAAAGTTGAAGAGGATATTAAAGATTTAGAAGATAGACAGCTCCTTGTCGATGGTGACCCAGAAGGGTATTTAATTCAAAACTTTACTGAAACATATGTTGGACCACTATTTTTTGAATTTATTCAAAGAAAGAAGCACAACGGCTTTGGTGAAGGAAATTTCCAAGCACTTTTTGATGCGATCGAAAGAGATCAGCAAAAAAGAGGGTACCTCGACTAA